The genomic DNA AGTCGGCGAAGGGAAGGAACTCGGCCGGCCGCGGTGGGCGATGGTCCACCTGGACGCCGTGCGCCCGGCCCCAGGCGATCTTGTCGCCGTCCGCCTCGATGAAGACGACCCGGAGCCCGGCGGCCGCCAGCGCGTAACCGACAGCACAGCCGATCCCGCCGGCGCCCACCACGTAGACCGAGTGCATGGTCCTGCCGAGTATCTCGTTTGGCGCGGCCGATTTGGCCGCGTAGGTCTATTCTTAGGGAAACGGCAGTTCCCTGGCGGCAGGAAAGGCGTTGCTCCGGTTAGCCCATGTTCAGTGTTGCGCTCCGTAACTCCTTGGCCAGTAAGGGCTGATTTTTGGATTAGTCACTACAGCACCGTCGGTTTACCCGCAGGTGGCGTCGGGGGGCGAAGGATCGTGATGTTCAGGGCGGCCAGGACTTGGTGGGCGCGCGCACTGGCGGCGCTGACGCCGCAACGACGCTCGTCGTTCACCTTGAAGGTCACGTGCCGAATCGTTTCCACGGCCTGGAGCGCTTCGGCGGCCGAGAGAGCCACGTTGGCCTCCTGCAGACGCCGCTCCAGCAGTGTTTGCACGAGCAGCGCCAGGGCAGCGACGAAGATGTGCGCCCGCACCCGTGTTTCCAACTGATGGTAGATCGGCCGCATGGCCAGGATGTCTTTCAAATGGCGGAAGCCACGCTCCACCTCGGTCAATTGCTTGTACAGGGCCACCGCTGCCTGGGCGTCGAGGTTCTTCTCGCTGGTAGCAACCACGTACTTGCCTTCCAGACGCTTTTCGCGTTCGAGATGGACGGGATGGTCAAAGAAAACCAAGGCGCCGTCGCGGATTTCCCAGGCGTAATAGCGATAGCCCTGATGGGCCCGCAAGGCGCGTTCGGCAGCGGCGCCGATCTGGGCCGGATCGGTCAGTGTCCTCTTGGCCACGCGGGCTTGCAATTTCTCCAACTTGAGCCGCGTGCGATCCATGGCTTGCTGCCGTTTGCCTTGCTCGTACTGCCGGCGCTCGTCGGAATCGATGACGAACACGCGCTGGTCCGGCACGCCGCTGACGACTTCTTGCACGCGCGTGCGCGGCGGGTTGGTCTTCCGCTCGCGGGCCGTGATGCCCATGGGACAATCGACCCATGCCGATTCGTTGATCGTTTGCAGCCAGGCGTCGAGCTGGGCGTTGCGGCGGCGTTTCAAGCCGACCAGGTAGCCGTGGCCGTCGCGGCGGATCGCCTCCAGGTTGTCTTCGCTGACCATGCCGCGATCGCCCACGAAAAGGATGCGGGCAAACTGGAAACGCGTCATCAGGTCCTCGATCACGCTCTGCACTGCCGTCACGTCGAGCTGGTTGCCTTGCCAGACATGGTGGGCGATGGGCCAGCCCGCCACCATGACCAGGCCGACCACGACCTGCACGTTCTGCGGCTTGCCGTCACGGCTGTAACCGTGCTTGGCGAAATCCTTGGGCCCCGCCCCCTCGAAGTAGGTGCTGGTGATGTCGAACAGCACCAGCTCCGGCTGCAGGCTGAACAGGTCGCGCAGCCGCTGGTAAAGCCGCACTTCGATCTGGCTCTTGGCTGCGACCAGCTGATCGAGGGTGCGGTACCAGGCATCCAGTTGCTGATGATGCACCTTGACCCGACGCCGCCTGTGCCAGTGTGGCAGGAACCGCCGGCCCTGGCGATCACAGACAAAGTCGGTCTCCAGCCAGCGAGCCAGACCGTGCTCGCTGCTGGGGCGGATGAGTCGGTTGGCGATGAGCACGAAGGCCCGGTCGCTGAACGAGG from Pirellulales bacterium includes the following:
- a CDS encoding IS1634 family transposase; protein product: MYLRTVKVPSSNGTVNEYVRVVESYREDGKVKQRTIADLGRKDVLTALLPQLQRLLLGQPQPVGKSASDIDVLEATTWGPVLVIRALFEQLGLWQLFDELLGKVKKGPSFSDRAFVLIANRLIRPSSEHGLARWLETDFVCDRQGRRFLPHWHRRRRVKVHHQQLDAWYRTLDQLVAAKSQIEVRLYQRLRDLFSLQPELVLFDITSTYFEGAGPKDFAKHGYSRDGKPQNVQVVVGLVMVAGWPIAHHVWQGNQLDVTAVQSVIEDLMTRFQFARILFVGDRGMVSEDNLEAIRRDGHGYLVGLKRRRNAQLDAWLQTINESAWVDCPMGITARERKTNPPRTRVQEVVSGVPDQRVFVIDSDERRQYEQGKRQQAMDRTRLKLEKLQARVAKRTLTDPAQIGAAAERALRAHQGYRYYAWEIRDGALVFFDHPVHLEREKRLEGKYVVATSEKNLDAQAAVALYKQLTEVERGFRHLKDILAMRPIYHQLETRVRAHIFVAALALLVQTLLERRLQEANVALSAAEALQAVETIRHVTFKVNDERRCGVSAASARAHQVLAALNITILRPPTPPAGKPTVL